A window from Micromonospora terminaliae encodes these proteins:
- a CDS encoding thiolase family protein, translating into MRDAVIVEAVRTPVGRAKRGGAYLDVHPVDLHAHALRSLVARVPGLDPVEIDDVVGGAVAQAGEQSTNTTRLAALAAGFPESVPGVTVDRQCGSSQQALSFAAQGLVAGAYDIVVASGVESMSRVPIGSAALVDGVRADVAGPAVAARYPGGLVPQGVAAELIARKWGLSRTRLDEYAAMSHQRAAEAWRQGRFAGQVAPLPGIDLAMDETIRPGTTVERLAALPPAFAAEHWTARFGELDWKVTAGNSSPLNDGAAALLLTTGETARRRGWRPRARIHTATAVGDDPIMMLTGIIPATAKVLTRAGLTIGDIDAFEVNEAFSSVVLAWLDETGADPARVNVDGGAIAIGHPLGASGARLATTLLHVLERTGGRYGLQTMCEAGGTANATIIERLDS; encoded by the coding sequence ATGCGCGACGCGGTCATCGTCGAGGCGGTACGCACCCCGGTGGGTCGGGCGAAGCGGGGCGGGGCGTACCTCGACGTCCACCCCGTGGACCTGCACGCGCACGCGCTGCGCAGCCTGGTCGCCCGGGTGCCCGGGCTGGACCCCGTGGAGATCGACGACGTGGTCGGCGGCGCCGTCGCCCAGGCCGGCGAGCAGAGCACCAACACCACCCGGCTCGCCGCGCTCGCGGCCGGCTTCCCCGAATCGGTCCCCGGGGTGACCGTGGACCGGCAGTGCGGCAGCAGCCAGCAGGCGCTCAGCTTCGCCGCCCAGGGCCTGGTCGCCGGGGCGTACGACATCGTGGTGGCCTCGGGCGTCGAGTCGATGAGCCGGGTGCCGATCGGCAGTGCCGCCCTGGTCGACGGCGTCCGCGCCGACGTCGCCGGGCCCGCCGTCGCCGCGCGCTACCCGGGTGGGCTCGTGCCGCAGGGCGTCGCCGCCGAGCTGATCGCCCGCAAGTGGGGCCTGTCCCGCACCCGGCTCGACGAGTACGCCGCCATGAGCCACCAGCGGGCCGCCGAGGCGTGGCGGCAGGGGCGGTTCGCCGGGCAGGTGGCCCCGCTGCCGGGCATCGACCTCGCCATGGACGAGACCATCCGGCCCGGCACCACCGTGGAGCGCCTCGCCGCGCTGCCGCCGGCCTTCGCCGCCGAGCACTGGACCGCCCGCTTCGGCGAGCTGGACTGGAAGGTCACGGCGGGCAACTCCAGCCCGCTCAACGACGGCGCGGCGGCGCTGCTGCTCACCACGGGCGAGACCGCCCGCCGCCGCGGCTGGCGGCCCCGGGCGCGGATCCACACCGCCACCGCCGTCGGCGACGACCCGATCATGATGCTCACCGGCATCATCCCGGCCACCGCCAAGGTGCTCACCCGGGCCGGCCTCACCATCGGCGACATCGACGCGTTCGAGGTCAACGAGGCGTTCTCCTCGGTCGTGCTGGCCTGGCTGGACGAGACCGGCGCGGACCCGGCGAGGGTGAACGTCGACGGCGGCGCCATCGCCATCGGCCACCCGCTCGGGGCCAGCGGCGCCCGGCTCGCCACCACCCTGCTGCACGTGCTCGAACGCACCGGCGGCCGCTACGGCCTCCAGACCATGTGCGAGGCCGGCGGCACCGCCAACGCCACGATCATCGAACGCCTCGACAGCTGA
- a CDS encoding PPOX class F420-dependent oxidoreductase yields MAQRMSDDQWRAFVTAGTRTGKLATVRADGSPHVVPVWFVLDGDDLIFNTGSSSVKGRNLVRDPRAALTVDEEQPPYAFVTVRGTVTIIDDPVESLPWSTRIAARYMGADRADEYGRRNAVPGELLVRLRAEQVVAFAGIAD; encoded by the coding sequence ATGGCGCAGCGGATGAGCGACGACCAGTGGCGGGCCTTCGTCACCGCCGGCACCCGGACGGGGAAGCTGGCCACGGTGCGGGCCGACGGCTCCCCGCACGTGGTCCCCGTGTGGTTCGTGCTCGACGGCGACGACCTGATCTTCAACACGGGCAGCAGCAGCGTGAAGGGGCGCAACCTGGTCCGCGACCCGCGGGCGGCGCTGACCGTCGACGAGGAGCAGCCGCCGTACGCGTTCGTCACCGTGCGCGGCACCGTGACGATCATCGACGACCCGGTCGAGTCGCTGCCGTGGTCGACCCGGATCGCGGCCCGCTACATGGGCGCCGACCGCGCCGACGAATACGGCCGGCGCAACGCCGTGCCCGGCGAGCTGCTGGTCCGGCTGCGGGCCGAGCAGGTGGTCGCGTTCGCCGGCATCGCGGACTGA
- a CDS encoding TetR/AcrR family transcriptional regulator produces the protein MARTAAPGSRERILRAAGELFYRHGVRAVGMNQVIDAAGCGKNLLYTHFPSKDDLVAAYLRGCRRERERAGLAAAEGLADDPATRLRALVAEIAATATAPDFRGCAFRLYLAEFPGDAGEPGRVARDYLRDTRAEIDALVARLDVADPGRLADRIWLIVEGLYGSAGRTDAAAAAKTATELVDDLLAEQVTSIVD, from the coding sequence ATGGCCCGCACCGCCGCACCGGGGAGCCGGGAACGCATCCTGCGCGCCGCCGGCGAGCTGTTCTACCGGCACGGCGTCCGGGCCGTCGGGATGAACCAGGTCATCGACGCCGCCGGCTGCGGCAAGAATCTGCTCTACACCCACTTCCCGAGCAAGGACGACCTGGTCGCCGCGTACCTGCGGGGGTGCCGGCGGGAGCGCGAGCGGGCCGGCCTCGCGGCGGCCGAGGGGCTGGCCGACGACCCGGCGACGCGCCTTCGGGCGCTGGTCGCGGAGATCGCCGCGACCGCCACCGCGCCGGACTTCCGCGGCTGCGCCTTCCGCCTCTACCTCGCCGAGTTCCCCGGCGACGCGGGCGAGCCCGGCCGGGTGGCCCGGGACTACCTGCGGGACACCCGGGCGGAGATCGACGCCCTGGTGGCCCGGCTGGACGTGGCCGACCCGGGTCGGCTCGCCGACCGGATCTGGCTCATCGTGGAGGGCCTGTACGGCAGCGCCGGGCGGACGGACGCCGCCGCGGCGGCGAAGACCGCCACCGAGCTGGTCGACGACCTGCTGGCGGAGCAGGTGACCAGCATCGTGGACTGA
- a CDS encoding LCP family protein: MAVGTTLMTLSGVALGGSAWLLHAATGEVTQQNLLGAAAAPPEQHRTITGAKNILLVGVDTRPHQDPSQLTRADSIILLHVPADHRQAYLVSLPRDSLVTIPAYDNGATPYRGGQNKINAAFAFGSRGLTGPAALSHGFELLALTVRDLTGITPDAGGIIDFQGFKQIVQVLGQVCMYVDETTTSIHVGHDAAGKPAAPYAINPDGTVNHRIAGITPNVYTKGQHCLGPAQALDFVRQRDLLANHDFDYGRQRHQQQFVKAVLAQVVSKGLNSPTKLPGLLSAVGRTMTVDDGGIALADWAFAMRGVRPEAITTIKTNGGTFNSRTVPGVGSAEILSPTSMQLLHAVRDDSVDSFVAAHPTWVADSGPAPADH; the protein is encoded by the coding sequence GTGGCGGTCGGCACCACGCTGATGACCCTGAGCGGGGTGGCGCTGGGCGGCAGCGCCTGGCTGCTGCACGCGGCCACCGGCGAGGTCACCCAGCAGAACCTGCTCGGCGCCGCCGCCGCGCCCCCCGAGCAGCACCGGACGATCACCGGGGCGAAGAACATCCTGCTCGTCGGCGTGGACACCCGCCCGCACCAGGACCCGAGCCAGCTCACCCGCGCGGACTCGATCATCCTGCTGCACGTTCCGGCCGACCACCGCCAGGCGTACCTGGTCTCGCTGCCCCGCGACTCGCTGGTCACCATCCCGGCGTACGACAACGGGGCGACGCCGTACCGCGGCGGGCAGAACAAGATCAATGCGGCCTTCGCGTTCGGCAGCCGGGGGCTGACCGGCCCCGCGGCGCTCTCGCACGGCTTCGAACTGCTGGCGCTGACCGTCCGCGACCTGACCGGCATCACCCCCGACGCCGGCGGGATCATCGACTTCCAGGGTTTCAAGCAGATCGTCCAGGTGCTCGGCCAGGTCTGCATGTACGTCGACGAGACCACCACCTCGATCCACGTCGGGCACGACGCCGCCGGCAAGCCCGCCGCGCCGTACGCGATCAACCCGGACGGCACGGTGAACCACCGCATCGCAGGCATCACCCCGAACGTCTACACGAAGGGTCAGCACTGCCTCGGTCCGGCGCAGGCGCTGGACTTCGTCCGGCAGCGGGACCTGCTGGCCAACCACGACTTCGACTACGGCCGGCAGCGCCACCAGCAGCAGTTCGTCAAGGCGGTGCTCGCACAGGTGGTCAGCAAGGGGCTGAACTCGCCGACGAAGCTGCCCGGGCTGCTGTCGGCGGTCGGCCGGACCATGACCGTGGACGACGGCGGCATCGCCCTCGCCGACTGGGCGTTCGCCATGCGTGGCGTCCGGCCCGAGGCGATCACCACGATCAAGACCAACGGCGGCACCTTCAACAGCCGTACCGTGCCGGGCGTCGGCAGCGCCGAGATCCTCAGCCCGACCAGCATGCAACTGCTCCACGCGGTACGCGACGACTCGGTGGACTCGTTCGTCGCCGCCCACCCCACCTGGGTGGCCGACTCCGGCCCGGCCCCCGCCGACCACTGA
- a CDS encoding SRPBCC family protein, whose product MPRIELITDVPAAPETVFDACLDVQLHTVSMGTSAERAVGGVTTGRLAAGDDVTWEARHFGLRWRMTVRITAYRRPHGFTDEQVSGPFGRWRHEHSFTPDPAAASATLMRDVIDFTAPMGAVGRIVAGLVLRPYLRRLVARRNAWLAATLAQRPHPAREEGPRAGTDGAA is encoded by the coding sequence GTGCCACGCATCGAGCTCATCACGGACGTTCCCGCAGCCCCGGAAACCGTCTTCGACGCCTGCCTCGACGTGCAGCTGCACACGGTCTCCATGGGCACCAGCGCCGAACGGGCGGTCGGCGGCGTGACGACCGGCCGTCTGGCGGCCGGGGACGACGTCACCTGGGAGGCCCGGCACTTCGGCCTCCGCTGGCGGATGACCGTTCGGATCACCGCCTACCGGCGACCGCACGGCTTCACCGACGAGCAGGTCAGCGGCCCGTTCGGCCGGTGGCGCCACGAGCACAGCTTCACGCCGGACCCCGCTGCCGCCTCGGCCACCCTCATGCGCGACGTCATCGACTTCACGGCGCCGATGGGAGCCGTCGGCCGCATCGTGGCCGGCCTCGTCCTGCGGCCGTACCTCCGACGCCTCGTCGCGCGCCGGAACGCCTGGCTCGCCGCCACCCTGGCGCAACGGCCTCACCCGGCGCGGGAGGAGGGGCCGAGGGCCGGCACCGACGGCGCCGCCTGA
- a CDS encoding GNAT family N-acetyltransferase, with protein MADWEIRPASVADVEAVAELRAVVLRADLERLGRYDAQRVRQRLRDGFAPEHTWLIEVGGVFAGCVALRPAEDAHWLEHFYLVPHRQGGGIGAAVLRGLLERCDRDGTVVRLNVLQGSPARRLYERHGFTVETEDPVDVFMVREPARAGARAGARTS; from the coding sequence ATGGCGGACTGGGAGATCCGTCCGGCCTCGGTGGCGGACGTCGAGGCGGTGGCCGAGTTGCGGGCCGTGGTGCTGCGGGCGGACCTGGAGCGCCTCGGGCGGTACGACGCGCAGCGGGTACGGCAGCGGCTGCGGGACGGGTTCGCGCCGGAACACACCTGGTTGATCGAGGTGGGCGGCGTGTTCGCCGGGTGTGTGGCGCTGCGGCCGGCCGAGGACGCCCACTGGTTGGAGCACTTCTACCTGGTTCCGCACCGGCAGGGCGGCGGCATCGGTGCGGCCGTGCTGCGCGGGCTGCTGGAGCGGTGCGATCGCGACGGCACCGTGGTCCGACTGAACGTGCTGCAGGGCAGCCCGGCCCGCCGGCTGTACGAGCGGCACGGTTTCACGGTCGAGACCGAGGATCCGGTGGACGTGTTCATGGTGCGCGAGCCGGCCCGGGCAGGTGCCCGGGCCGGGGCTCGAACGTCGTGA